From Xylocopa sonorina isolate GNS202 chromosome 2, iyXylSono1_principal, whole genome shotgun sequence, a single genomic window includes:
- the LOC143433312 gene encoding LOW QUALITY PROTEIN: uncharacterized protein LOC143433312 (The sequence of the model RefSeq protein was modified relative to this genomic sequence to represent the inferred CDS: inserted 3 bases in 2 codons; deleted 4 bases in 3 codons), producing the protein MKRLLLLLLLLPMLVVLRRVLLMLLLLMRTGWYDNRRRNLPDERRLRWVAATGEDRGKIGKYRYRRHTSIRDEVRRWQLRLRRLVRRRSDAVACMCAATLEGPRTPGRPPTGHGERGRVRGPSSAKWGSLTVGRARRSGTXTTAGLARGATKRLDWNREQRTNAWTTRLVGKRAASVGNEPPIAKERGSRAAPPGKERRVLRSRARARLFTSRVPATXYCRSNETTVRGRRRAWRTDESSGYGGYSRRLKPFGVR; encoded by the exons ATGAAgcggttgctgctgctgctgctgctgttgcctaTGCTGGTGGTGTTGCGCCGTGTCTTGTTGATGTTGCTGTTGCTGATGCGAACCGGATGGTACGACAACCGGAGGCGGAATCTGCCGGACG AGAGACGGTTGCGTTGGGTGGCCGCGACGGGCGAGGATCGTGGTAAAATAGGCAAGTATCGTTATCGGAGGCACACGAGCATCCGCGACGAGGTACGACGGTGGCAGCTACGGTTGCGGCGGCTGGTACGGCGGCGGTCAGATGCTGTCGCGTGCATGTGTGCAGCTACACTAGAGGGCCCACGTACGCCCGGTCGGCCGCCTACCGGCCACGGGGAACGCGGACGCGTACGCGGACCGTCGAGCGCGAAGTGGGGGAGTTTGACCGTGGGGCGAGCGAGACGGAGCGGCA ATACCACGGCTGGTTTAGCTCGCGGTGCGACGAAGAGGTTAGAC TGGAACCGAGAGCAGCGGACGAACGCCTGGACG ACGAGGCTGGTGGGGAAACGAGCGGCGTCGGTGGGGAACGAGCCTCCAATCGCGAAGGAACGCGGATCACGCGCGGCTCCGCCCGGCAAGGAAAGGCGAGTTCTCCGCTCG CGAGCGCGAGCGCGCCTTTTTACCTCGCGTGTACCGGCTAC CTACTGCCGCAGCAACGAGACCACGGTTAGAGGGAGACGAAGAG CTTGGAGAACAGATGAATCTTCCGGCTATGGTGGGTACTCGCGCAGATTAAAACCGTTCGGTGTTCGATGA